The Coriobacteriia bacterium sequence TGATCGCCGAGTCGGTGATGCAGCTGTTCGTCGCACGTGATCGCGAGGAACACTGGGCTCGGGCGATCGCGATGATGCGACACGGCTTCGGGGGGCACCCTCTCGGACCCGACGAGCACGTAGCCGGCGAGCGCGAGCACGGGAAGGTCGGGTCGTACGTCGAGGTCGGGGGCCACTGAAGGCCCTCCGGTGGGGGACTCGGCGGACGTCGCGGCCGTGACCTGGGGGCGCACGCCCGCCCGCTGCCGGGTCAGGTCCTTCCCCGCTCGCCTCTCCGCCTGCGATGGATCTCCTCCTCGGTGAGATCCCGGCCATGCGCCACGTCGGGCACCGGCACGGTGTCCTGTCTCGTGAACAGCTCGATCATGCTCTTGCCGTAAGGCCAGAACGCATCGCGCTCGCCCGCGTCCCACTTCGCGCGCATCTCGGGCGTGTCGATCCTCCAGTCGGGCCGGACCCGGCTCGAGACCTCTCGCAGGTCCAGCGCGAGTTCGTAGACGCTCGGTCGTCCCCAGTACCAGTAGCCGTTGTACACCTTGTGGATCGTCAGCCCGGGACCGAGCACGAGCGTGTGGGGGATGATCGGATCGTCGCGCGCGTCCGTGTACTCCTCTATCCCCAGGTCTCGCTGGATCGTCCTTCCGATGTCGGAGAGGAATGGCCACTGCGCCCCCACCGATTGACGGAACTCGTTGAGCTCGAGGAGGGAGTCGGTCGTGATCGTGACGATCTGCGTGTAGGCGACGCGGATCTGGGGGTAGAACCGGGCGAGTTCCAGCAACTGCTGGTGATCCTTGGGTCAATACGAGCCGCGCAGCAGCGTCAGTATCATCGGATCGTCGCCCTGCAGGTCGGACAGCTTGCACATCCTGTTCGTGTGGTCTCGCAGTTCGTAGTCCGGGAATCGCCCGCCCGGCCGGATGTCCTCGCGCATCGGCGTCTCCTCCCGTCGATTCCTGAGCAGATTCCCCAAGAGCGCGCGCTTCGCACGACGGCGGGTGTCGTTTGCCCGGTTCGGTCA is a genomic window containing:
- a CDS encoding redoxin domain-containing protein yields the protein MREDIRPGGRFPDYELRDHTNRMCKLSDLQGDDPMILTLLRGSYUPKDHQQLLELARFYPQIRVAYTQIVTITTDSLLELNEFRQSVGAQWPFLSDIGRTIQRDLGIEEYTDARDDPIIPHTLVLGPGLTIHKVYNGYWYWGRPSVYELALDLREVSSRVRPDWRIDTPEMRAKWDAGERDAFWPYGKSMIELFTRQDTVPVPDVAHGRDLTEEEIHRRRRGERGRT